The following proteins are co-located in the Bradyrhizobium sp. AZCC 2176 genome:
- a CDS encoding alpha/beta hydrolase, which produces MQEKLSFFSDGLKLSAVLHVPEGRKPGQRLPAFVVLHGFVGSKDESHAEIQARMLESMGYAALRFDFRCCGESEGERAQVRCFDQVADAKNALTFLAGREEIDPARIGVVGHSFGAAVAVYSAGIDERFACVISSCGWGDGERKFRGQHPTPEAWEKFTGLLEKGRKHKKETGESMWISRFDAVPIPKPLRKNLSPRAIMEIPVETAWSMYNFRADDVVANIAPRPVLFFHTANDSITPTEQSIRMFEKAGMPAELMLITGTSHFPLSEQDAPRTKAMIKGWLDKFFPSPLGAW; this is translated from the coding sequence ATGCAAGAGAAGTTATCGTTTTTTTCCGACGGCTTGAAGCTGTCGGCGGTGCTGCACGTGCCCGAAGGGCGCAAGCCGGGTCAACGCTTGCCCGCCTTCGTCGTCCTGCACGGGTTTGTCGGGTCGAAGGATGAGTCCCACGCCGAGATACAGGCGAGAATGCTCGAGAGTATGGGCTACGCGGCCCTTCGGTTCGATTTTCGTTGCTGCGGCGAAAGCGAGGGCGAGCGGGCGCAAGTGCGCTGCTTCGACCAGGTCGCTGACGCGAAGAATGCGCTGACCTTTCTTGCCGGCCGGGAAGAGATCGACCCTGCCAGAATTGGAGTTGTCGGGCACAGCTTCGGGGCCGCGGTTGCGGTCTACTCCGCCGGCATCGACGAACGTTTTGCCTGCGTGATCTCTTCCTGCGGCTGGGGCGACGGGGAACGGAAGTTTCGCGGACAGCACCCGACACCGGAGGCCTGGGAAAAGTTCACGGGCCTTCTGGAGAAAGGCCGCAAGCACAAGAAGGAAACCGGCGAAAGCATGTGGATCTCGCGCTTCGACGCGGTGCCGATTCCGAAGCCTTTGCGCAAAAATCTCTCGCCCAGGGCGATCATGGAGATCCCCGTGGAAACGGCATGGAGCATGTACAATTTCCGCGCGGACGACGTCGTCGCCAATATCGCGCCACGGCCGGTGCTGTTCTTCCACACGGCGAACGACAGCATCACCCCGACGGAGCAATCGATCCGCATGTTCGAGAAGGCCGGCATGCCGGCCGAACTGATGCTGATTACCGGAACGTCGCACTTTCCGCTCTCCGAACAGGACGCACCGCGCACCAAGGCCATGATCAAGGGGTGGCTCGACAAATTCTTTCCTTCGCCGCTCGGGGCGTGGTGA
- a CDS encoding VOC family protein — MSHLVHALGHIKINATDTDGVVRDATEILGLHVKHRDDQQVWLSSNGRAAELVLVKSDENSAHTIGLEALTADAVREAETRIEAAGCRILSRQPSLACIKAGVTFATPEGLRFEIHTPIRNGIYDRRHPTHGVGPSRMDHANLISPDPEATRRQLSAIGGMKLSERMVNDSLSWMYGGNRQHHILGIVKGEVGLHHYSFELFEFNDYLKLGDLLDRFDRQMLWGPGRHRPGDNTYAYYTDVSGAMIECSAQMALIADDDGFVPNVITNLARPDNVRCLNVWGTPAPLEWREYRFPFAKIA; from the coding sequence ATGTCGCACCTCGTTCACGCCCTAGGGCACATCAAAATCAACGCCACGGATACTGATGGAGTCGTCCGCGACGCCACCGAAATCCTGGGGCTGCATGTCAAGCACAGGGACGATCAACAGGTGTGGCTTAGTTCGAACGGGCGGGCCGCCGAACTGGTTCTTGTGAAGTCCGACGAAAATTCCGCCCACACGATCGGCCTCGAGGCCCTGACGGCTGACGCCGTGCGCGAAGCGGAGACGCGCATCGAGGCCGCGGGCTGCCGGATCCTTTCACGCCAGCCGAGCCTGGCGTGCATCAAGGCCGGCGTGACCTTCGCTACCCCCGAAGGCCTCCGCTTCGAAATTCATACGCCGATCCGCAACGGGATTTACGACCGGCGTCATCCCACGCATGGCGTCGGCCCGAGCCGGATGGACCACGCGAACCTGATCTCGCCCGACCCCGAGGCCACGCGCAGGCAGTTGAGCGCCATTGGTGGAATGAAGCTTTCGGAGCGGATGGTGAACGACAGCCTTAGCTGGATGTATGGCGGCAACCGCCAGCATCACATCCTGGGCATCGTGAAGGGTGAGGTCGGGCTCCATCACTATTCCTTCGAACTGTTCGAGTTCAACGACTATCTGAAGCTTGGCGATCTGCTCGATCGCTTCGACAGGCAGATGTTGTGGGGCCCCGGTCGACACCGCCCCGGCGACAACACTTACGCCTACTACACCGATGTCAGCGGCGCGATGATCGAGTGCTCGGCGCAGATGGCGCTGATTGCAGACGACGATGGCTTCGTCCCGAACGTCATTACCAATCTGGCGCGTCCCGACAACGTCCGCTGCTTGAATGTGTGGGGTACGCCGGCCCCGCTGGAATGGAGGGAATACCGCTTCCCGTTCGCGAAGATTGCCTGA